One Cryptomeria japonica chromosome 9, Sugi_1.0, whole genome shotgun sequence genomic window carries:
- the LOC131077090 gene encoding transcription termination factor MTERF15, mitochondrial has product MLLMNSSFFRSQVFTASIYIPSHTMVLVLAMPNIFVSPIRFQAVSLVYSNHSFIISCNAVPRQQLQSQPQIEQGNEKREQRYNAMKQLLMKECGFSSSQLTAIINKEPSVFRRKTTERAQEAVHLLRDSGFTPDQVRNTIRRNPSVLTRKADEQLKPKIVFFRKLGFAEHEVGYIISHQPRVLGLSLSKSLSPKISLLLNLFGSKTILYNALRRAPGIIVYDIVILTAKLKFMETTGLSKKEVTELLLKDPRFLCSSIDKLQKNMDFLINTARFAPGIVVKYPPFLNFSVENRLKPRYKVFEYLKSLLPSKCPISLVTVLCMSEDNFIERFLEEMPEARRLYGQ; this is encoded by the coding sequence ATGCTATTGATGAATTCCTCTTTTTTTCGTTCACAAGTGTTTACTGCTTCAATCTACATTCCATCTCATACAATGGTGTTGGTTTTGGCAATGCCTAATATTTTTGTTTCACCGATTAGATTTCAAGCAGTGTCCCTTGTTTACTCAAATCactcattcataatatcatgcaatgctGTACCCAGACAGCAGTTGCAGTCACAGCCACAAATAGAACAAGGAAATGAAAAGAGAGAGCAGCGCTATAATGCCATGAAACAACTGTTAATGAAAGAGTGCGGCTTTTCTTCCTCGCAACTCACGGCAATTATAAATAAGGAGCCCTCTGTTTTCAGAAGAAAAACTACTGAGAGAGCCCAAGAGGCAGTCCATCTTTTGAGAGACTCGGGATTCACTCCCGACCAGGTGAGGAATACCATTCGCAGAAACCCATCTGTTCTTACCCGCAAGGCTGATGAGCAGCTGAAGCCTAAGATTGTTTTTTTCAGGAAATTAGGCTTCGCTGAACACGAAGTGGGTTATATTATATCCCACCAACCAAGAGTTCTTGGTCTCAGTTTAAGCAAAAGTCTAAGTCCTAAGATCTCATTACTTCTCAATTTGTTTGGGTCAAAGACTATTCTATATAATGCTCTCAGGAGGGCACCTGGAATTATTGTCTATGATATTGTAATACTGACAGCTAAATTGAAATTTATGGAAACCACGGGCCTCTCAAAAAAGGAGGTCACGGAACTTCTTTTAAAGGATCCTAGGTTCCTTTGTTCATCTATTGATAAGTTACAGAAGAACATGGATTTCTTGATAAATACTGCAAGGTTTGCCCCAGGCATTGTGGTTAAATATCCCCCATTCTTAAATTTCAGTGTAGAGAACAGATTGAAGCCGCGCTATAAGGTGTTTGAATATCTTAAGTCATTGCTACCTTCTAAGTGTCCTATCAGTCTCGTTACCGTGCTGTGTATGAGTGAGGATAATTTCATTGAAAGGTTTTTAGAGGAAATGCCTGAGGCGAGAAGGTTATATGGACAATAA